The region TCCATGCTTCAATTAGGATGCGAGCGTGAATCAAAGAAGAGAATCATTTTTTTCAAAGTGCGTGTGTTTGTGTATCGAGAAGaaagtgtgtatgtgtgtgtgtgtgtgtgtttttgtgtATCGAGAGAGAGTGTCTGAGTGCATTGTGAGTGTGTTAGTGTGTTAGCATAGTTTTTAGTTGGGGGGAAAAACTACCGCCCAGATAATTCACCTCGGGAATAGCatatttctatttatttttttataaattaattttttatttaattaaataagtaaaaaatgtttttttaattttatatattattatttgtttttgaaataaaatttaataattttaaaaacaattataatattaaatataatattttaaaattatgaatcaTGTAGAATATAATTTAGATTGTAAATTTATGATAATATAATTactttaataaaaaaataaaaaaatacctATTGTAACATCAGGTGCTAGTGTTACATGTCATGTAACACCATCATTTTCACGTAACACTAGGTAAATGGCTATTGTAACACCAATTTcatggtgttacaatagaccttAACTTTCTGAGCTACCGCAACGAAATGCTTGTAACGCTTTGGAAAAAGCATTGTAGTAGGCCGTTTATGGCGTAGTGCGTGGTTGTGACAGTATTTTGTTCACCTTGAGAGTGAACCTCTATTTGAATTGAAAGGGATTTATCCAGGTTTTTGTTATATACTATGGTCACAAACCCTTGTCtttcttgcaaagaactggcacTTGAAGGTGCATAATATCCTTCTTCCCCAATAATTGGATCATTGGCACTATACTCTAGCTTCAATTATCAAAGCAATCTCatctagggttttgaggggagttgatCCTACTAGAGAaccctccaattaaattggagaggtTTTAAGTAGCTCCCCGTCAGGAGTACTACCTTCAAACCTTATGGCCTGTGAAGGCTCAttggcacatgaaggtgcaagaaTATGCACATGGTCTTTAGTAAAAACTAATGAAACCCTTGTGTTTGTGATgttatcatcaaggtctacctcatgATGTAGCGTCTCACCATCTAATTGTTAGTTATGAGCGGTGAACACAGTTTCGGAATCGTGTCACTTGATTGTGGCAGGGCTTGAGAAGTTGATTTAAGCCCTTTATtgaatgaagaagaaattttagaagaGTAGTGATCTCAGTGGTGAGTGTTTGCAACTCCCCCAGTAAAAGAGGGAGTTTCAAGTGATGTTCTCTCCAAGTGTGTTCCAACCTCATGACGTCTTTCACCTTTTTGAGAGTGCTCAAGAAGGGGTGCAGAGTATGTACAAGGTACATCTGGGAGAATTCTTTGTTCAATAGTGACACCTTATTGAAAAGATGCCACTAGAGCCTATTTTGATCCCTTATTTAAATCTGCATCTCTTTGAAAAGTTACAGAAGTGTCCAATTGAGTGATCAACTCTATTTCTTCTTTCTTGGTTCTTGACCAGGTGACTCTCACTCTCACTTGGTTTCTCTCCACTCTTATCAATCATATTCAGATTTGTGGGCTTTCTCTTTTTTTACGAACTTCACTCTTTTGAGAGGATAAACCAGTTGCCTTACTAGCATCTAAAGGTTTTGAAGAAATGGTTTTAGCTATGGAAGGCCCCTGTGGGTTGTCCTATTTTTCTACTTCTGCGGGACCATAAGCCATAGATGTACTAGAATTAGAAATActtctcatgtcaggcatagggtaggGGTAAATCCTAAATTTCTCTGACATAAAGTTAGTGATACTTAGACTTGCTCCTACTTGTTTTTTCTTGTTCATTTGTCTAAATAGAACTTTGGATACTAACTTAGAAATGCCTATTAGAATTTGATCTATACCATCAGTTAAATTAATATCATTAACCTTATGGTTCAAGgcagacattataaatctagggaagaaaatttccttacctccAGTCTCCAGAGAcattgtgagccttgtgcttAGCTCACTCAGGATTAGACTTCCAACATCCAATTATCTGTTGTAGGACATTAAGAGACCACCTTTTGAACTACACTGGAGATGTTgttgttgtggaataaaaacctgagtactttagtatttaatgctagggttggtgagcttcgagctttaatggctgctcttgcATTCAGGATTATcggtccttgcaagatgcctacgtatctctgtgttgtagagaatcaagccaatcatagttctagattgaggggtagagccctttatatagaggtgattctagggttagacttctgttgggagacttggtggataagtctccaacttagatggtgattaggagtcctCTTGAGGGAGGAAATCCAGAACCATCTATGTAGGACTTTGAGACTGTTTAGAACACATGTCTCTGCTtttccagccgtattgggcctcGTCCGTAAACAGCTCGTGTTCGTGGACTTGGACGACCTCCGCTGGTGGGCCTTTGTTGTTTGGGTCGTTATAGCCCTGTTACGAAGCTTTGGACCAGACAAGCCTGCTATGAAGCTTGGACCAGACAGGTCTGTATTGGACTTTTTGGAAAAGAAGCCCTCGTGTAATTAATGCggcatttaatgtgtctttaggatgtattttctatccatatcattttcCCCATAATTTTCGTGAATACTTCTCGAGTTTTCGTGGAAATTATAATGGTCTAATCGTGACTCAGGGTACTTTTGGCCCTTCTCAGGTATCGGCCCTTCacgggtatcggcccttcatgggtatctcCACGTTATCGTAAAGTATGGAGCGAGCTACACGTTTACAACGGCTTATTAGTGTGAGTATACACACTTAAGGCCCCCGTAGAGGCTATTTGGATAGTGTTCAACATTAAACGGTCCTAATCGGGACTATAATCGAGCAtttatcaccccttaaccttcgtcaaggttaattatagggtgaaagctgctaattggccctaatcggggctaatcgaCCCCAATCGGGGCTAATTTCTAGGTACAAGTTGCTAATTACGCTTAAAAAAAACCTAATTTCAAGTTATAAtgcactaattggccttaatcgaggctaattagccctaatcggggctaattaaGACTAATCAGTATGCATAAGACACTATTATCCCTAATGCACATTAATTATAAGAGTGAATAGGTTAAGCGGCCCTAATCTAGGCTAATTTCATCATACAAATCACTAATTATCCCTAATTTGGGTTGATTATGCTTGATATACACTAATCAGCACTAATCTGGGCTTAATTTCACTAATCGACCCTAATTTGGGCTTAATCTCaaaatcctgaaaatttaaaaaatttctgatttttttctatttttttgaattttttaaaaaaaattcgaGGGGGGGTAATCGGGGTCGAGCAGAACCTTCTGGGGCAGGAGGCTCTGCTCGGCCTCAAGCCCCCAAATTGGGCTACTCGGCCACTTTGGAGGAGAACCTCCTGGTCGGCCAGTTCTTGGTTGGCCTGGAGGTGGTTGCCCAGGGGTTCCTGCCCCTCACTTTTTTTTTGATCTTCTCACTAAGATTTTTAGGTTTCTACTCACCTTACTATGCTCTTATGGTCCTTGTTGTCCATGAAATTAATTTCAAAGTTGCCTTTGAGTTCCTCAGGGTTCTGTTATGGCTGTTTTAGCGAATGTTCTGATTCATCCTGGTGGACGTTCTATACTCGTTCTTGCTGAATGCTATGTGTTCTACTGAACTTGCCCTTTGTAGGAAGTCTTGTACTCCATTAAATTTGTCTAAACTTCTCTTGTAGGATGTTACGCACTCCATCCAACTCGTTCTCGTagacgttctagtcttcacgaaacttggtTCCGCTGGGAGTTATCCTTTTCTAAAAATCTCGAAAGGACATCTCAAGGAGGCCTCTGGAGCAAATTTTGAAGGCCTCAAGGCTCTCCTACAAGAGCTTTTAGTGAGTAAAAAGACCTTAACTTGTTGGCTGGTAGGCCAAGGCCACTACAGACGTAAGTTGTGACCGACATGGCTTTGATACGAAGGCTCCTAGTGGGCCAAAAGGCCTCAACATGTTGGCTAGTCGGCCGACGTTTCCCCGCACGTAAGTTGTGGCTGTCATGGCTCTGATATAGAGGCTCCtgtaggccaaaaggcctcaacaTGTTGGATGGACGACCGGGGCTTCCCCGCACATAAGTTGTGGGCGTCATAGCTCTGAtacagaggctcctggtaggccaaaatgCCTCCATTTGTTGCATGGTCGGCCGGGGCTTCCCCGCATGTAGGTTGTGGCCGTCACGGCTCtaatacggaggctcctggtaggccaaaaggacTCCATTTGTTGCCTGGTCGGCCGGGGCTTCCTCACACATAAGTTATGACCGTCACGGCTCTGATATtgaggctcctggtaggccaaaaggcctctaTTTGTTGCTTGGTCGGCCGGGGCTTCCCCGTAGATAAGTTGTAGCCGTCACGGCTCTCGAAGGCTCCTGGTAGGCTAAAAGGCCTCCATTTATTGCCTGGTCGGTcggagcttccccgcatggaagttgtggcTGTCATGGCTCTGGTATGGACGTTCGGGAGTGATCTTAATATTTACCAGTTTTTCTAACCATGGTGATTAACATAATTGTTCGTTAATTAAGGCTAATGACTTGTATTTAGTTTCAGCCAGGCTTTTTTCGGAAGACTGATACGATAAGCTGTGTCCTGCATCGCTTTTCCCGTTTATAATTATCGTGTTCTATTACCTTTTGATCATTTTTTCTCACCATTTCCGGTGTTCTTTTAACGAGGTACCTGCTAGCGCGAACCATCCTAACTTACGACCTGATGTAGCAGGTGACCTATttcctataaaagaagatgagaagtgctcattttcattcacaccttcatttctcaacttctcaaattctcaaattCTCTCAAGCTCTTAACTCTCTTCAAGTTTTCCAAGAATGTCAGGTGGACAAGGCCCTGTCAAGTCCTCTTTCTCCGAGAAGGAAGCTATGCATAAGAGGGCTACTCTACGCTCACTCCAAGGTATAGCTCTTATCTCCCCCTTCTCAATTAATCATTGTTTGAACAGTTTGAAGAGTATGTTGGATGAGAGGGCGGACGAGTACCCTAGTACCGTCCATTTCGATGCATTCCATCATCGAAGTATGCTTCGCGAAAAGGATGTCGAGGTGATTAAGTCAACTTACTCCTGGCCCGACTGCTTGAGGGTTCATAGAGCTAAGCCAAGTGAGAGGGCTTGTAACCTTTGCCATCAAAGGATGTTTGTGTTCAAGGCGGCCTTTAATTCCGGGCTGAGGTTCCCTCTGGCACCCCTTCATTCTGAGGCTTCTCGCCGAACTCAAGATCCTTCCATGCCAGCTCTACCCTAACGGGTGGTCTTTCATCATTCTATTCATAGTGAGATGCCATGACTTAGGCACCCCCTAGAGCATAATAATGTTCCGCAATATCTTCATGATGAAGGCTTCTCCTATGACTCCACCTGGTTGGGTAGTGATTCAACACCGAGCCGACGTTCCTCAAATGGTGAACACAAGTTCCATCAATGACTCAAAGCACAATTGGAACAAGAAGTTTGTGGTCGTTGAGTGGAAGGATGGAGACTGGGGGCTTACTTCAGATGTGATTTTAGTAGCCCAGTTGATAGTTCCCACTTCATTCTCAACCTTTCTGATGCCGAGCTTCATGCCCGAGACCTCCTTATTGACGATGACAGAAGGACCCTTATTGGGAATTCATGAAATAAGTCAAGCTTGTCGAGGCTGGCCTTAGCTGCCTCTCTATAGAGGGTATTTATCCTTGTTTTCCCTTACTTTATGCAAGTTTATTCTTACATCTATTTCTTTTCCTCTTATTTCAGCTGCTAAGGCTCTTGACGCCAAATCCAAGCTGAGCGATGCCGTTACTGGCAGGATGGCAAGAGATGTTGTTAAGAAGGCCAATCATGTTCCTAAAGTCCCTACCTTCCTCGAGGCATCAGGATCTGGCCTTAAGAGGACCAAGGACTTTGACGGGAGTGCTCGGAGCCCCTACGAGCCCGGATGGGGTATTTCTTCAAACAACTCCGTTCTCGGCAACCCATTTCTTGCCCTTGAGTGGTCGAAAAACTGCATCACTCCTCCCGACCTCTTATTCGTCTCTTCTGGTGAGAAACTCCTTGAGGCTGAGATGTTGGGAGCTCAAGCCCTCTATCAGGTATGTTTCTCCTAGTGTAAATTTTCGTTTAAGTTCTCTTTTTTTAGAACTTGGAAAATATTGTATGGATCACTCCTTGGGGGCTCGGCCCTTCTTACTCAAACTCATATTTTCTTTACCAGGCCAATGCCTATTTCACAGTGTCCTCTACTCTAGCTGTGAAAATGAGAGGCGACTACAATGTATTGCAGGATTCCATAAAGCAGATGACTATCTCCTCGGGGGAGTGAGAGTCTAGGGCTCATGAGGTGGAGGGCAAGCTTGCCATCATGGAGAAGAAATATGCTAGCTCGGAGGAAAAGAGGAAGAAGGAATGTAAAGACCTCGAGGCTACTTATCACAGATCCACTAGGTTCACCACGATGATGGACTAGCACGATGACGAGATGCGCCTTGTCAACTGGCAATAGGTTGGAATAGGGGAATCAAAGACGCTCAAGGCGTACGGCTGAATGTGGTTGATCCAAGCCTTCTGTATTGCCCTTGGGAGCTTCCTGTCATTGACCTATCTGGGAAAGCTTCTAGATATGTGCCCTCGACTCCTCGCATGAGGCCTCGGTCGAGCTCCAGTCATTCGGGTTCCGGTTCCGGCTCTAAAGGCAAAACCCCCTCGGATAGCCCCAAGTCCAGGGCAGCCCTTCGAGGGAAGATAAAGGAGCCGATTCCAGGGAGCAGTGGTTCTTCTTCTGAGGAAGGGTCAGACGGAGAGGGGGAGGATTCCTCTGATGAGTGAATGATGTGGCCTTGcatgattttaatttttttagaccttgtttattttaacttttatcGGTTTGTAACCTATCGGTCCTTCGGGACTTTGACTTATGATCCTTCAGAATCTTTATTTATGCAATTTGTTTGATCTCATTTCatacttgtcttttattttcggTATTTGGTCCTTCGGGACATTCATTATTTAGATGctcgtacttaaataaattggtagacaagatgatagaaataaacttgcataaatagataatatcCCAAAAAAATGGGTTCAACCCCTACGTAAGATGGTTTTATCGACCTTATTTAAAAACTTAATCCTAAGTACTAGGAATATGTAGTGAATGTCTGAAACATAATAAGCCTTCAGGTTTGAAGCATGCCAAGTACGAGGCACTTCATCACCATTCAGGGTCTctaacttgtaggatcctcgtcccAGTGTCTTCCTGACCTTATAAGGTCCTTCCCAGTTAGGGGCTATCTTTCCTCTCTCCCCTACACCTGATTCCTCAATCTTTCTCAGAACCAAGTCTCCCTGCTGAAAGAACCTTTCTATAACCCGTCTTttgtaatagagggaggctcttcgttgatgctcTGTATTGCGGGCGTTCGCCTCATCCCTAACCTCGTTAATAAGATCGAGGGCGAGCCTCATGCCTTATTCATTTGTCTCTGGCTCGTAAGCTTCAATCCTAGGGGATCCATGAGTGATCTCAAGGGGCACCACTACCTCGGCTCCGTAAGCCATCATGAATGGGGTAGCTTCAGTTTTCACTTTACAGGTGCTACGATATGCCCATATTATAGGCAGCAACCCATCCACCCAAGTTTCTCGAGCGTTCCACCCTCTTCTTAATTCCGTaaaggatgattctgttagctacttctgcttgcccgtTTGCCTGAGGATCTGCAACCGAGGTGAAACGAAGTTCTGTGCTATTATCATCGTAGTACTCTCTGAACTCTGCATTATCAAATTATTTCCCATTATCCATGACAAGGATGCGTGGGATTACATACCGGCATATCACATTTTCCGAGAAGAATTGGGAAATTTTtttggtggttatcttggctagtgcCTTAGACTCAATCCACTTCGTGAAGTAGTCTATTGCTACCATAATGAACTTCCTATGTCCCGATGCTACAGGAAATGGTCCAAGTATGTCCATTCCCCACATTGCAAAGGGATGGGTGTGTTGATCGACGTAAGCCTCTCTGGGTGTGTTGCATCGGCTAGCATAGTTGACCAGTAGAACCCCAAGCTagttatcttgtgagcgagggccctccccccaagtgttgtccacaaattcCTTCATGTGCTTCTTTAAGTGCCTCCTTTGCTTCAAGAGGTCTTAAGCATTTTAAGTACGGAATAACAAAGCACCTTTTATAAAGAAGGCATTCAATCAATGAGTATCTCAATGCTCTCACCGACAGCTTGCGTGCCTCCTGGGCATCATCGGGGAGCCACCCAGTTTTTAAGTGGGCTTTGATCGTGTTTATCCAACAGCTTTCCATACCAACCGGTGCTATCAGATTTATGACATAAATAGTAGGGGTCTTTAAGACCTGGAAGTAAATACTTCTTGGAAAGTTCTTGATTTCAGACGAGGCGAACTGAGATAAGGCATCCGCCATAGTGTTCTCCTCTCTCCGAACATGTTCTGCATACCATTCATCGAACTGGGTCAGTATTCCCTTTACGACTCTCAGGTACTTGGCCAAAGTATCATCCTTGGCCTCGAACTCCCCATTAAATTGAGCAACTACAAGTTTTGAGTCTTCACAGACCTTCAGATTTTTGGCCCTCGTggctctagccaagcctaagccAGCTATCAATGCTTCATATTCGGTTTCATTATTCGTAGTTGCAAAAtccaacttcaaagcatactcaatGATAAACCCATAAGGGCTTTGAAATACTAGGCCTACGCCACTAGATTTTGTTTTGGACgctccgtcaaaatggagaacccgATATTCTTTCAGAGCCATTTCTTCATCCTTCTCCCCTACTTCTGGGGTTACTATCTCTTGCCCCCTGACTTTTTGGTCGTTAATAgtacattcaaccacgaagtctGCTAAGGCCTGAGCCTTGATGGCCGTTCGAGGCTTATATTTAATATCAAATTCCCCTAGCTCAATTTCCCACTTCATGAGCCTTCCACTGGCCTTTAGGCTATGAAGAATGTTCCTCAGGGGTTGGTCCGTCAGGACTTCAatcttgtgagcctggaagtaTGGTCTTAACTTCCTCGAGGCTGTGATGAGAGAAAGCGCAAACTTCTCCGTGGTGGAGTAATTCAGCTCTGCTCCATGGAGCACCTTGCTTACGTAGTATATAGACTTTTGGAGCTTCTGCTCTTCCTTCATGAGGATCGCACTCACGGCTTGTTCATATACCGCGAGGTACAAATAGAGAGTGTCCTCCTGACTTGGTTTAGCCAAGAACGGGCCTTCAGTCATGTACTTCTTCAGCTGTTCAAAGGCATCCTGGCTCTCAGCTATCCATTCAAAGTCCTTCACCTTCTTAAGGATTTTAAAATAGGGCAGGCATTTATCttcagacttggagatgaacctccctagagcTGCAATTCTTCATGTCAGCTTCTAAATGTCCTTGATTTAGCGTGGTGGCTCCATGTGTAGGATGGCTTTGATCTTGCTGGGGTTGGCCTCTATCCCCCACTTAGAGACCATATgacccaaaaaatttccagacccaATGCCAAAAGCATACTTGGATGGGTTTAAAATTATCTTGTGGTGTCTCAACACCTCAAATACCTCTCTGAGGTGGCTAATATGATTGGCCCCAATtaggcttttgactaacatgtcatcaacatagacctccatggtcttcccaattAGATAGGCAAATAACTTGTTTACCAGTCTTTGgtaagtagctcctgcattcttaagtacaaaagccataacaagataacataatacaccaaagtcagttatgaaaGATACTTTGGGGGTGTCATCCTTAAGCATTCTAATATGATTGTAACCACTGAAGCCATCCATAAAGTTTAGCATCACGTTTACAACAGTGGTatcgatcagggtatcaatccttggtaggggGTAACAGTTCTTGGTATATGCATTATTTAAATCAGTAAAGTCAATACACATCATCCACTTTCCATTGGCTTTCTTAACCATTACAGAGTTGGCCAACCATTCAGGGAATTGTACTTCCTCAATAAATCCAGCTTTTAAAAGCTTCTCGACCTCCTTCTTAATGGCTTCAAGCCTATCAGGGGCATAAGTTTTCTTCTTTTGCTTTACAGCCTTTCGAGTTGGATCAACGTTCAACCTATGAGTTATAAGGATCGGGTCAatcccaggcatatcagctgctgtcCAATCGAATACAACATTGTTCTCTTGGAGGAAAGTTGTTATTCGACCCTTCAAGGGCTTGTCCAAAGATGCCCCAATGTATGTGACCTTTTTCGGGTCTAAGGGATCTAAGGGAATTAGGACCAAGTCCTCAGTTGGCTTTCCTCGTAGTTCGTCATTCTCTcggacatccatgtcttctatggggAGAACTTGCCCCCTGTTCCATCGGGCCTAAGTTCTATAACATAGAAACTGCGGGCCATAGATAATATCTCTAaaaaatgggttcaacccttacataagATGGTTTCGTCGACCTTATTTAAAAACTTAATCCTAAGTACTAGGAATATGTAGTGAATGTTCTAAATATAATAAGCCTTCAGGTTTGAAGCATGCCAAGTACGAGGCACTTCATCACCATTCAGGGTCTCTAACTTATAGGATCCTCGTCCCAGTGTCTTCCTGGCCTTATAAGGTCCTTCCTTGTTAGGGGCTAGAATTCCTCTCTCCCCTACACCTGATGCCTCAATCTTCCTCAGAACCAAGTCTCCCTACTGAAAGAAGAGGGAGGCTCTTCATTGATGCTCTGCATTACGGGCGTTGGCCTCATCCCTAACCTCATCAATAAGATCGAGGgcgagcctcatgccttctttGTTTGTCTCTAGCTCGTAAGCTTCGATGCTAGGAGATCCATGAGTGATCTCAAGGGGCACCATTGCCTTAGCTCCGTAAGCCATCATGAATGGGGTAGCTTCAGTTGTCGCTTTACAGGTGGTACGATATGCCCATAGTATATCCAGCAACTCATCCACCCAAGTGTTACTCAAGCGTTCCACCCTCTTCTTAAGTCCATaaaggatgattctgttagcaactTCCGCTTGCCCGTTTGCCTGAGATTGTGCAACCGAGGTGAAATGAAGTTCTGTGTTGTTATCATCGCAGTACTCTCTGAACTCTGCattatcaaattgtttcccattatCCATGACAAGGATGCGTGGGATTACATACTGGCATATCACATTTTTCGAGAAGAATTGGGAAATTttcttggtggttatcttggctagtgcCTTAGACTCAATCCACTTCATGAAGTAGTCTATTGCTACCACAATGAACTTCCTCTATCCCGATGCTACAGGAAATGGTCCAAGTATGTCCATTCCTCACATTGCAAAAGGGATGGGTGTGTTAATCGACATAAGCCTCTCTGGGGGCTGTCATACTATTGGAGCGTGCCTCTATCACATGTCATAATTTTTCACATAAGCCTTTGCATTGGCTAGTAGAACCCTAAGCTAGTTATCTTGTGAGTgagggccctgccccccaagtatTGTCTACAAATCCCTTCATGTGCTTCTTTAAGTGCCTCCTTTGCTTCAAGAGGTCTTAAGCATTTTAAGTACGGAATAACAAAGGACCTTTTGTAAATAAGGCCTTCAATCAATGAGTATCTCAATGCTCTCATCGACAACTTGTGTGCCTCCTGGGCATCATCGGGGAGCCACCCAGTTTCTAAGTGGGTTTTGATTGGGTCTATCCAACAGCTTGCCATACAAACCGGTGCTATCAGACTTATGACATGAATAGTAGGGGTCTTCAAGACCTGGAAGTAAATAATTCTTGGAAAGTTCTTGATTTCAGACGAGGCGAACTGAGATAAGGCATCCGCCATAGTGTTCTCCTCTCTCCGAACATGTTCTGCATaccattcatcgaactgagtcagtATTCCCTTTACGACTCTTAGGTACTTGGCTAAAGTATCATCCTTGGCCTCAAACTCCCCATTAACTTGAGCAACTACAAGtctcgagtctccacagaccttcaggtttttggccctcgcggctctagccaagcctaagccagctatcaatgcttcatattctgcttcattgttcgtagttggaaaatctaacttcaaagcatactcaatcaCAAACCATTAAGGGATTTGCAATACTAGGCCTGTGCCACTAGATTTTATTTTGGATTCTCcgtcaaaatagagaacccaatacttTTTCAGAGCTGTTTCTTCATCCTTCTCCCCTACTTCTAGGGTTACTATCtcttgccccccgacttcttggtcgttAATAGTACATTTGACCATGAAGTTTGTTAAGGACTGAGCCTTGATGGTCGTTCAAGGCTTATACTTAATATTAAATTCCCCTAGCTCAATTGCCCACTTCATGATCCTTCCACTAGCCTTCGGGCTATGAAAAATGCTCTTCAGGGGTTGGTCCGTCAGGACTTCAATCTTGTAAGCGTGGAAGTATGGTCTTAACTATCTCGAGGCTGTGATCAGAGCAAGCGCGAACTTCTCCGTTGTGGAGTAATTCAGGTCTGCTCCATGGAGCACCTTGCTTACGTAGTATACAGACTTTTGGAGCTTCTGCTCTTCCTTCACGAGGACCGCACTCACGGCTTGTTCAGATACCGTGAGGTACAAATAGAGAGTGTCATCCTGACTTGGTTTAGCCAAAAATGCGGCTTCAGTCATGTACTTCTTCAGCtgttcaaaggcctcttggctctcagCTGTCCATTCGAAGTCCTTCATCTTCttaagggttttgaaaaagggcaggcatttatcttcagacttggagatgaacctccctagagcTGCAATTCTTCCTGTCAGCTTCTGAACGTCCTTGATGGAGCGTGGCCGCGCGAAATCTCCATAGCCAATTTTCCATGTCTAGGATGGCTTTGATCTTGTCGGGGTTGGCCTCTATCCCTCTCTTAGAGACCATATGACCCAAAAAAAATTCAGACCCAATGCCAAAAGCACACTTGGATGTGTTTAACATAATCTTGTGGTATCTCAACACCTCAAATGCCTCTCTGAGGTAGATAATATGATCGGCCCTGATTtggcttttgactaacatgtcatcaacatagacctccaTTGTTTTCCCAATTAGATGGGCAAATAACTTGTTTACCAATCTTTAgtaagtagctcctgcattcttaagtacaaaagccataacaagataacataATACAACAAAGTCAGTTATGAAAGATACTTTGGGGGTGTCATCCTTAAGCATTCTAATCTGATTGTAACCACTGAAGCCATCCATAAAGTTTACCATCGCATTTCCAGCAATGGCatcgatcagggtatcaatccttggta is a window of Apium graveolens cultivar Ventura chromosome 11, ASM990537v1, whole genome shotgun sequence DNA encoding:
- the LOC141695434 gene encoding uncharacterized protein LOC141695434, producing the protein MDVRENDELRGKPTEDLVLIPLDPLDPKKVTYIGASLDKPLKGRITTFLQENNVVFDWTAADMPGIDPILITHRLNVDPTRKAVKQKKKTYAPDRLEAIKKEVEKLLKAGFIEEVQFPEWLANSVMVKKANGKWMMCIDFTDLNNAYTKNCYPLPRIDTLIDTTVVNVMLNFMDGFSGYNHIRMLKDDTPKNAGATYQRLVNKLFAYLIGKTMEVKDFEWIAESQDAFEQLKKYMTEGPFLAKPSQEDTLYLYLAVYEQAVSAILMKEEQKLQKSIYYVSKVLHGAELNYSTTEKFALSLITASRKLRPYFQAHKIEVLTDQPLRNILHSLKASGRLMKWEIELGEFDIKYKPRTAIKAQALADFVVECTINDQKVRGQEIVTPEVGEKDEEMALKEYRVLHFDGASKTKSSGVGLVFQSPYGFIIEYALKLDFATTNNETEYEALIAGLGLARATRAKNLKVCEDSKLVVAQFNGEFEAKDDTLAKYLRVVKGILTQFDEWYAEHVRREENTMADALSQFASSEIKNFPRKFREYYDDNSTELRFTSVADPQANGQAEVANRIILYGIKKRVERSRNLGGWVAAYNMGIS
- the LOC141695435 gene encoding uncharacterized protein LOC141695435 — translated: MDNGKQFDNAEFREYCDDNNTELHFTSVAQSQANGQAEVANRIILYGLKKRVERLSNTWVDELLDILWAYRTTCKATTEATPFMMAYGAKAMVPLEITHGSPSIEAYELETNKEGMRLALDLIDEVRDEANARNAEHQ